Proteins co-encoded in one Gossypium arboreum isolate Shixiya-1 chromosome 11, ASM2569848v2, whole genome shotgun sequence genomic window:
- the LOC108462166 gene encoding probable myosin-binding protein 5 encodes MAKRSFKQFVEQQLGAVPNFFIYALLEWIMIFMLFIDGFIALFANEFAKFFELPIPCLLCTRLDRLLAGRSTDFYYNDSICDNHKKNVSCLAFCHAHKKLSDIRSLCESCLLSFATERETDCDTYKSLLGILHKDIDQLLVDEDNEVQLSLPGGAKKDEEVVFEKSNDHRCTCCGQPLKVKSIGSNGSKGKNSSMSSLAPSPSPRAPAIKYTELKLKPDEPEVQEDNDRSKGLEKPLKDDGKGGTLPSMPEGDEEDKTPNFMKGNRFFGIPLSDSASNSPRWTRTPRKVLLQKTEFASEIGEGQVPSSPRMDRKSLMALYMELDEERSASAVAAYNAMAMITRLQTEKAAVQMEALQYQRMMEEQAEYDQEALEEMINLVAKREDELNELEAELEAYRKKYGRLQEGDFEKQGEVNVEGDQVLKTSSLSSSNGKPESTVPAGDKPETQNQSVSNPINQDKIGAEAMNKPKKVSDSNPSPTPEKTGGETVDLPKKAMRQMDRLKILEKKMHISSMGRFQRNTSEINDDDMDEEQERS; translated from the exons ATGGCGAAGCGATCATTTAAGCAATTCGTAGAACAACAGCTGGGTGCAGTCCCCAATTTCTTCATTTACGCATTGTTAGAATGGATTATGATCTTCATGTTGTTCATCGACGGCTTCATCGCATTATTCGCCAATGAATTCGCCAAGTTCTTTGAGTTGCCGATCCCTTGCTTGCTTTGTACCAGGCTTGACCGTCTCCTAGCTGGCCGATCAACCGATTTCTATTACAACGATTCTATTTGCGACAACCATAAGAAGAACGTGTCGTGTCTTGCTTTTTGTCATGCTCATAAGAAGCTCTCCGACATACGGAGCTTGTGCGAGAGTTGTCTCTTGTCTTTTGCAACCGAGAGAGAAACCGATTGTGATACGTACAAATCCTTGTTGGGGATCTTGCATAAGGATATTGATCAGTTGTTGGTTGATGAAGATAATGAAGTTCAATTGTCTTTGCCTGGTGGTGCTAAAAAGGATGAAGAAGTGGTTTTTGAGAAGAGTAATGATCATCGGTGTACTTGTTGTGGGCAACCATTGAAGGTGAAATCTATAGGTTCTAATGGCTCTAAAGGAAAGAATTCTTCCATGTCTTCGTTAGCACCTTCGCCATCTCCTCGGGCTCCGGCTATTAAATATACGGAGCTCAAGCTTAAACCGGATGAACCAGAGGTCCAGGAGGATAATGATCGCTCAAAGGGACTTGAAAAGCCAC TGAAGGATGATGGCAAGGGTGGTACACTGCCATCGATGCCAGaaggtgatgaagaagataagACCCCCAACTTTATGAAAGGAAACAGGTTCTTCGGGATCCCCTTATCGGACTCGGCATCAAACAGTCCTCGGTGGACCCGAACTCCGAGGAAAGTACTGCTTCAAAAAACCGAGTTCGCGTCAGAGATCGGCGAAGGCCAAGTCCCCAGCAGTCCTCGCATGGATCGTAAATCACTAATGGCATTGTACATGGAGCTTGACGAAGAACGAAGTGCATCCGCCGTAGCGGCTTACAACGCGATGGCGATGATCACCAGGTTACAAACCGAGAAAGCCGCCGTCCAAATGGAAGCCTTACAGTACCAAAGAATGATGGAAGAACAAGCCGAATACGATCAAGAAGCACTTGAAGAGATGATCAATTTAGTAGCCAAAAGAGAAGATGAACTCAATGAGTTAGAAGCCGAACTCGAAGCTTACAGAAAGAAATACGGACGCTTACAAGAAGGCGATTTCGAAAAGCAAGGAGAAGTGAACGTTGAAGGAGATCAAGTGTTGAAAACGTCGTCGCTTTCATCCTCCAATGGTAAACCGGAATCTACCGTCCCTGCTGGGGATAAACCGGAGACTCAAAATCAATCCGTATCGAATCCCATCAACCAGGACAAGATCGGTGCGGAAGCCATGAACAAACCCAAGAAAGTTTCCGATTCGAATCCGAGTCCGACGCCAGAGAAGACCGGAGGCGAAACCGTTGACTTACCCAAGAAAGCAATGCGTCAAATGGACCGGTTGAAAATACTAGAAAAGAAAATGCATATTTCATCAATGGGAAGGTTTCAAAGGAATACGAGTGAGATTAATGATGACGACATGGATGAAGAGCAGGAGCGTAGTTAG